From a single Paraburkholderia sp. D15 genomic region:
- a CDS encoding Zn-dependent hydrolase: protein MVSKVDGARLWASLMEMAQVGATARGGVRRLALTAEDRRGRALFTQWCEAAGMSVRTDALGNLFARREGTQTDARPVLIGSHLDTQPEGGRFDGVYGVLAGLEVVRSLNDQGIRTRHPLEVVSWTNEEGARFTPAMLGSAVFVGATALDAALQTRDAQGVTLADALRECECAKGTRPMSTQDVEAYFEAHIEQGPVLESHGHPIGVVTGGQSIRWLDIEVTGVAAHAGTTPMPYRKDAFFAASAMALELEALAERFAPQGLVTIGQIDVPNSSRNTIAGKLSFTVDLRHPDDTKIDAMEQDLRAAFDRVAVQRGVSATISTYWRSPATPFDPACVALVENATRELGYAYERIVSGAGHDAIHLARHVPTAMVFIPCVDGLSHNEAEDALPDDVTAGANVLLNAVLARAQVVAAATASTTAPAPAAAPATARA, encoded by the coding sequence ATGGTGTCGAAGGTCGATGGAGCCCGTCTGTGGGCAAGTCTGATGGAGATGGCGCAGGTCGGCGCGACCGCGCGCGGCGGCGTGCGGCGTCTCGCGCTCACGGCGGAGGATCGTCGTGGGCGGGCGTTGTTCACGCAGTGGTGCGAAGCGGCCGGCATGAGCGTGCGCACCGACGCGCTCGGCAATCTGTTCGCGCGCCGTGAAGGCACGCAAACGGATGCGCGGCCGGTGCTGATCGGCAGCCATCTGGACACGCAGCCGGAGGGCGGCCGTTTCGACGGCGTGTACGGCGTGCTGGCTGGTCTCGAAGTGGTGCGCAGTCTGAACGATCAGGGCATTCGCACGCGTCATCCGCTCGAGGTCGTGTCGTGGACCAACGAGGAGGGTGCGCGCTTCACGCCCGCGATGCTGGGCTCGGCGGTGTTCGTCGGCGCGACCGCGCTCGACGCCGCGTTGCAAACCAGGGACGCGCAAGGCGTCACGCTGGCCGACGCGCTGCGCGAATGCGAGTGCGCAAAAGGCACGCGGCCCATGTCCACGCAGGACGTCGAAGCGTATTTCGAAGCGCATATCGAACAGGGGCCGGTTCTCGAAAGCCACGGTCATCCGATCGGCGTGGTGACGGGCGGCCAATCGATCCGCTGGCTCGACATCGAAGTCACGGGCGTGGCCGCGCATGCGGGCACCACGCCGATGCCGTATCGCAAGGACGCCTTCTTCGCGGCCTCGGCGATGGCGCTCGAACTCGAAGCGCTCGCCGAACGTTTTGCGCCGCAGGGGCTCGTCACGATCGGCCAGATCGACGTGCCGAATTCGTCGCGCAATACGATCGCGGGCAAGCTGAGTTTCACGGTCGATCTGCGTCATCCGGACGATACGAAGATCGACGCGATGGAGCAGGATCTGCGCGCCGCGTTCGACCGCGTGGCCGTGCAACGCGGCGTGAGCGCGACGATCTCGACCTACTGGCGCAGTCCCGCCACGCCGTTCGATCCGGCCTGCGTCGCGCTGGTCGAGAACGCGACGCGCGAACTGGGTTACGCGTACGAGCGTATCGTCAGCGGTGCGGGGCACGACGCGATTCATCTGGCGCGTCACGTGCCGACCGCGATGGTGTTCATTCCGTGCGTGGATGGGTTGTCGCACAACGAAGCCGAAGACGCGTTGCCCGACGATGTGACGGCCGGCGCGAACGTTCTGCTCAACGCGGTCCTGGCGCGCGCGCAGGTCGTTGCGGCTGCAACTGCAAGTACAACCGCACCCGCACCCGCGGCGGCACCCGCAACGGCGCGGGCCTGA
- a CDS encoding MFS transporter, producing MSMIAERIERLPLSSFHRRLLLMGGLGYTFDAMDAAVLAFLLPVLRTQWGLTSVQTGVLGSGTFIGYFLGAMLAGMLGDLIGRRKVMMYALVIYCVASLASAAATQWGFFLATRIVAGFGTGAESAIVAPFLSEFVARRYRGSFTGSLAGFFSFGFVAAALLGYLVIPLAPDAWRVVMVVTALPIVMLLWWRRALPESPRWLEARGRRAEAEAIVARMEAEVTAAGVRLEPLPPAREGELPLAAGNASIVANVKALWSAKLARITAMTWLMWLSITFSYYAFFTWIPGLLVQSGMTITRSFSYSLVIYLGQIPGYFSGAWLNEKIGRQATIASYMILGGIAALGLALTRSDAGIMLSGVLLSFFMNGTYAGVYAYTPEVFPTDVRATGTGLASSIGRLGAIAAPILVGYLYPPLGFAGVFGATTAVLLIGALAVLLMGVQTRGRSLEEIAAEQVDRPV from the coding sequence ATGTCGATGATTGCCGAGCGCATCGAGCGCCTGCCGTTATCTTCGTTCCACCGCCGCCTGCTGCTGATGGGCGGCCTCGGCTATACCTTCGACGCGATGGACGCCGCCGTGCTCGCGTTCCTGCTGCCGGTGCTGCGCACGCAATGGGGGCTCACGAGCGTGCAGACCGGCGTGCTGGGCAGCGGCACCTTCATCGGCTATTTTCTCGGCGCGATGCTGGCGGGCATGCTCGGCGATCTGATCGGCCGCCGCAAGGTGATGATGTACGCGCTGGTGATCTACTGCGTGGCGTCGCTCGCGAGCGCGGCGGCCACGCAATGGGGCTTCTTTCTCGCGACGCGCATCGTCGCCGGGTTCGGCACCGGCGCGGAAAGCGCGATCGTCGCGCCGTTCCTGTCGGAGTTCGTCGCACGGCGCTATCGCGGCAGCTTCACGGGCAGCCTCGCCGGGTTCTTCTCGTTCGGCTTCGTCGCGGCCGCGTTGCTCGGCTATCTCGTGATTCCGCTCGCGCCCGACGCGTGGCGCGTGGTGATGGTCGTCACCGCGTTGCCGATCGTGATGCTGCTGTGGTGGCGCCGCGCGTTGCCCGAGTCGCCGCGCTGGCTCGAAGCGCGCGGCCGCCGCGCGGAAGCCGAGGCGATCGTCGCGCGCATGGAAGCGGAGGTCACGGCCGCGGGCGTGCGGCTCGAACCGCTGCCGCCGGCGCGTGAAGGCGAACTGCCGCTGGCGGCCGGCAACGCGTCGATCGTCGCGAACGTGAAGGCGCTGTGGAGCGCGAAGCTCGCGCGCATCACCGCGATGACGTGGCTGATGTGGCTGTCGATCACCTTCAGCTACTACGCGTTCTTCACGTGGATTCCTGGCCTGCTGGTGCAGAGCGGCATGACGATCACGCGCAGTTTCTCGTACTCGCTCGTGATCTATCTCGGCCAGATTCCCGGCTATTTTTCCGGCGCGTGGCTCAACGAAAAGATCGGCCGCCAGGCGACCATCGCGTCGTACATGATTCTGGGCGGCATCGCGGCGCTCGGGCTCGCGCTGACGCGTAGCGACGCGGGCATCATGCTGTCGGGCGTGCTGCTGTCGTTCTTCATGAACGGCACCTATGCCGGCGTCTATGCATACACGCCGGAGGTTTTTCCTACCGACGTGCGCGCGACCGGCACCGGACTCGCGTCGTCGATCGGACGGCTCGGCGCGATCGCGGCGCCGATCCTGGTCGGCTATCTGTATCCGCCGCTGGGCTTTGCGGGGGTGTTCGGCGCGACCACCGCGGTGCTGTTGATCGGCGCGCTCGCCGTGTTGCTGATGGGCGTGCAGACGCGCGGCAGATCGCTGGAAGAGATCGCGGCGGAGCAGGTCGACCGGCCGGTTTGA
- a CDS encoding glucose 1-dehydrogenase, translating to MSKLAGKVAVVTGASKGIGAAIAKALAAQGASVVVNYASSKAGADTVVAAITAAGGKAVAVGGDVSKAADARGIIDAAVETYGRLDILVNNSGVYEFAPIEEITEEHVRKQFDVNVLGLLLVTQAAVKHIGEGGSIVNISSVVSRITPATSAVYTATKGAVDGITGALARELGPRQIRVNSVNPGMVETEGTKSAGITGTNSDFEAWAISTTPLGRIGRPDDIADVVAFLASDDARWLTGESLIASGGSR from the coding sequence ATGAGCAAGCTCGCAGGCAAGGTAGCAGTGGTAACGGGTGCATCGAAGGGCATCGGTGCGGCAATCGCCAAGGCGTTGGCGGCGCAGGGCGCGTCGGTGGTGGTGAACTACGCGTCGAGCAAGGCCGGCGCGGACACCGTGGTCGCGGCGATCACCGCGGCGGGCGGCAAGGCGGTGGCGGTCGGCGGCGACGTATCGAAAGCGGCCGACGCCAGGGGGATTATCGACGCCGCCGTCGAAACCTACGGCCGTCTCGACATCCTGGTGAACAACTCGGGCGTATACGAATTCGCGCCGATCGAGGAGATCACCGAGGAACACGTTCGCAAGCAGTTCGACGTCAACGTGCTGGGCCTGCTGCTGGTCACGCAGGCGGCGGTCAAGCACATCGGCGAAGGCGGCAGCATCGTCAATATCAGCTCGGTGGTGAGCCGCATCACACCGGCTACCAGCGCGGTCTATACGGCGACCAAGGGTGCGGTGGACGGCATCACCGGCGCACTCGCGCGCGAACTCGGGCCGCGCCAGATCCGCGTCAATTCGGTGAACCCGGGCATGGTGGAAACCGAAGGCACGAAAAGCGCCGGCATCACCGGCACTAATTCGGATTTCGAAGCATGGGCGATCAGCACGACGCCGCTCGGCCGCATCGGCCGTCCGGACGATATCGCCGACGTGGTGGCGTTCCTCGCCTCGGACGACGCGCGCTGGCTGACCGGCGAAAGCCTGATTGCAAGCGGCGGTTCGCGTTAA
- a CDS encoding amidohydrolase family protein — translation MSTFLFRNAALLDPLEAQLREGIEILVEDGLIREVSDTPLNSAAAQVIDVKGRTVMPGLIDLHVHVVAIEFNLPRVATLPNVLVTLRAVPLMRAMLRRGFTTVRDAGGAGHPFKVAVESGLVEGPRMFVSGRALSQTGGHADSRARTDYMPPDAPCGCCVRVGALGRVADGVDEVRRAVREELQMGADQIKIMASGGVASPTDPVGAFGYSEDEIRAIVAEAEGRGTYVLAHAYTPAAIARAVRCGVRTIEHGNLIDDETARLVAQHGAYVVPTLVTYDALASEGEKYGLPPASIAKIADVHGAGMRSIEIMKRAGVKMGFGTDLLGESQRLQSDEFRLLAEVMTPAEVIASATVVGAQVLGMQDRLGRIVPGAYADLLVVDGNPLESVTCLLGQGEHIPLVMKDGRIVVNELERA, via the coding sequence GTGAGCACTTTCCTGTTCCGCAATGCCGCATTGCTCGATCCGCTCGAAGCGCAGTTGCGCGAGGGCATCGAGATCCTCGTCGAGGACGGTTTGATCCGGGAAGTGTCGGACACGCCGCTCAACAGCGCCGCCGCGCAGGTGATCGACGTGAAGGGCAGGACCGTCATGCCCGGCCTGATCGACCTGCACGTGCATGTGGTCGCGATCGAGTTCAACCTGCCGCGCGTCGCGACCCTGCCCAACGTGCTCGTCACGCTGCGCGCCGTGCCGCTGATGCGCGCGATGCTGCGGCGCGGGTTTACCACGGTGCGCGACGCGGGTGGCGCGGGGCATCCGTTCAAGGTGGCGGTCGAGTCCGGGCTCGTCGAAGGTCCGCGCATGTTCGTCTCGGGCCGCGCGTTGAGCCAGACCGGCGGCCATGCCGACAGCCGCGCCCGTACCGACTACATGCCGCCCGACGCGCCGTGCGGATGCTGCGTGCGCGTCGGCGCGCTCGGCCGCGTGGCGGACGGCGTCGACGAAGTGCGCCGCGCGGTCCGCGAGGAACTGCAGATGGGTGCCGACCAGATCAAGATCATGGCCTCCGGCGGGGTCGCGTCGCCGACCGACCCGGTGGGCGCGTTCGGCTACTCGGAGGACGAGATCCGCGCGATCGTCGCCGAGGCCGAGGGGCGCGGCACCTATGTGCTGGCGCACGCCTATACGCCCGCCGCGATCGCGCGCGCGGTGCGCTGCGGCGTGCGCACGATCGAACACGGCAACCTGATCGACGATGAAACCGCGCGGCTCGTCGCGCAGCACGGCGCTTACGTGGTGCCGACGCTGGTCACCTACGACGCGCTCGCCAGCGAAGGCGAAAAGTACGGCCTGCCGCCGGCCAGCATCGCGAAGATCGCGGACGTGCACGGCGCGGGCATGCGCTCGATCGAAATCATGAAGCGCGCGGGCGTGAAGATGGGCTTCGGCACCGACCTGCTGGGCGAATCGCAGCGTCTGCAAAGCGACGAATTCCGCCTGCTGGCCGAGGTCATGACGCCGGCCGAGGTGATTGCGAGCGCAACCGTCGTCGGCGCGCAAGTGCTGGGCATGCAGGACCGGCTCGGGCGGATCGTGCCGGGCGCGTATGCGGATCTGCTGGTGGTGGACGGCAATCCGCTCGAATCGGTGACGTGCCTGCTCGGCCAGGGCGAGCACATTCCGCTGGTGATGAAGGATGGGCGCATCGTCGTGAACGAGCTCGAACGCGCCTAA
- a CDS encoding LysR family transcriptional regulator — protein sequence MRFDLVDLRLFLSILETGSITHGAARANLSLPSASARLRGMEDTLGMPLLERGRRGVESTPTGDTLAHHARLVLGQIERMQGELGEHQQGRKACIRLWTNSAALTEFLPSAVGRFLRDHPNVQIDLKERQSSETVKGVLTGAAEIGIISDAVEHGALQTLPFAVDKLVLITSRDDPLAGLASTTLAEAGGREFIGLSADSSLQAYLGERALMAGRTLSIRTHMRTFDGICCMVEQGAGIGIVSAAAARRYRGTPGICTIDLADPWATRQLLICMRDLETMPRAEKALVQHLTGLQGLDDGLKGLAAGQ from the coding sequence ATGCGCTTCGATCTCGTCGACCTACGACTGTTTCTGTCCATCCTCGAAACCGGCAGCATCACGCACGGCGCCGCGCGCGCGAATCTGTCGCTGCCATCGGCGAGCGCGCGGCTGCGCGGCATGGAGGACACGCTCGGCATGCCGCTGCTCGAACGCGGCCGGCGCGGCGTCGAATCCACGCCAACCGGCGACACGCTCGCGCACCACGCGCGGCTCGTGCTCGGCCAGATCGAGCGGATGCAGGGCGAACTCGGCGAGCATCAGCAGGGACGCAAGGCGTGCATCCGCCTGTGGACCAACTCGGCGGCGCTCACGGAGTTCTTGCCGTCGGCGGTGGGCCGTTTTCTGCGCGACCATCCGAACGTGCAGATCGATCTGAAGGAGCGGCAAAGCAGCGAAACGGTCAAGGGCGTGCTGACCGGCGCGGCGGAGATCGGCATCATTTCCGATGCGGTCGAACACGGCGCGTTGCAGACGCTGCCGTTCGCGGTCGACAAGCTCGTGCTGATCACGAGCCGCGACGATCCGCTTGCCGGACTCGCGAGCACCACGCTCGCGGAAGCCGGCGGGCGCGAATTCATCGGCCTGAGCGCGGACAGTTCGCTACAGGCGTATCTCGGCGAACGGGCATTGATGGCAGGCCGCACGCTGAGCATCCGCACGCATATGCGGACCTTCGACGGAATCTGCTGCATGGTCGAGCAAGGCGCCGGCATCGGCATCGTGTCGGCCGCCGCGGCGCGGCGCTATCGCGGCACGCCGGGCATCTGCACGATCGATCTCGCCGATCCATGGGCGACGCGCCAGTTGCTGATCTGCATGCGCGATCTGGAGACGATGCCGCGCGCGGAGAAGGCGCTGGTGCAGCATCTAACCGGTCTGCAAGGTCTTGACGACGGGTTGAAAGGGCTTGCAGCAGGCCAATGA
- a CDS encoding LysR family transcriptional regulator yields MRADVTRFLNDRLDWNLLRTFLVIMQERSVSRAAARLHLTQPAVSQALKRLEESLGRTLIQRRGPHFEPTRAGEEVYRIASDIYGHMSRLDTELDERSDDITGSIRLLTVSRIDSGVYDEFLAEFHKSYPRVDLQIEVMRSSDIISSLLQKTATAGLGLCRTPVDKLEQRCFLRQRYALFCGRHHRLFGRHALSVEQLLAENFVSFTSDQIGDSLSPLTVFRDQRGFTGRIVAASPSLDEVRRLIFAGYGIGCLPEHIVRDDLAQQRLWRLPPDEGLVDVDIHLLWLRARKMNAAEQAFLDGMERTMQRYALPERLAPR; encoded by the coding sequence CTGCGCGCGGACGTCACCCGTTTTCTGAACGACCGGCTCGACTGGAACCTGTTGCGCACCTTTCTCGTGATCATGCAGGAGCGCAGCGTGAGCCGCGCGGCCGCGCGTTTGCATCTAACGCAGCCGGCGGTCAGCCAGGCGCTCAAGCGGCTCGAGGAATCGCTCGGGCGCACGCTGATCCAGCGGCGCGGCCCGCACTTCGAGCCCACGCGCGCGGGCGAGGAGGTGTACCGGATCGCGAGCGACATCTACGGGCACATGTCGCGTCTGGACACCGAACTCGACGAGCGCAGCGACGACATCACCGGCTCGATTCGCCTGCTCACCGTGAGCCGGATCGACTCGGGCGTGTACGACGAATTCCTCGCGGAATTTCACAAGAGCTATCCGCGCGTGGATTTGCAGATCGAGGTGATGCGTTCGTCGGACATCATCTCGTCGCTGCTGCAGAAGACCGCGACCGCCGGGCTCGGCCTGTGCCGCACGCCGGTCGACAAACTCGAGCAGCGCTGTTTTCTGCGGCAACGGTATGCGCTGTTCTGCGGCCGGCATCACCGGCTATTCGGGCGGCACGCGCTGTCGGTCGAGCAGTTGCTGGCGGAAAATTTCGTGTCCTTCACGAGCGACCAGATCGGCGACAGCCTGTCGCCGCTCACCGTGTTTCGCGATCAGCGCGGCTTCACCGGGCGCATCGTCGCCGCGTCGCCGAGTCTCGACGAGGTGCGGCGGCTGATCTTCGCGGGCTATGGGATCGGTTGTCTGCCGGAGCACATCGTGCGCGACGATCTCGCGCAGCAAAGGCTGTGGCGTCTGCCGCCCGATGAGGGACTGGTGGACGTGGACATTCATCTGCTCTGGCTGCGCGCGCGCAAGATGAATGCGGCCGAGCAGGCGTTTCTCGACGGGATGGAACGCACGATGCAGCGTTATGCGTTGCCGGAACGGCTTGCGCCGCGGTGA
- a CDS encoding MFS transporter, protein MSQSPAAARQPVRAASAAFIGTMIEWYDFYIYATAAALVFGELYFPSHDPFVSTMASFATFAVGFFARPLGGVIFGHLGDRIGRKKALMTTLMMMGVATVCVGLLPSYAKVGVLAPVLLVLLRVVQGIAVGGEWGGAVLMAGEHAPQGRRTFFASFAQLGSPAGLILSLVAFRAVTSMPHDDFLAYGWRLPFLASAVLLAVGIFIRLGVNESPEFAREKEAKRTVELPIAEVFRSSGALVALCIGANTIGIAGVYFTNTFMISYTTQNVGVSKSLILDCLFAVAIIQFLAQPLAAWLAEKLGGARFLKLAAFAAMLSPYPMFTLVQSGSRGSMIVGIALAVVCMASFYSVIAGFVSGVFPVRVRYSAISLSYQVCGAIAGGLTPLAGTWLAHRFVGQWWPLAVFYTCLAGISLSCIVALDALKHRRADAPEALAAR, encoded by the coding sequence ATGTCCCAATCCCCCGCCGCCGCCCGGCAGCCCGTGAGGGCGGCCAGCGCCGCCTTCATCGGCACGATGATCGAGTGGTACGACTTTTATATCTATGCGACGGCCGCCGCGCTGGTGTTCGGCGAGCTGTACTTTCCGTCGCATGATCCGTTCGTCAGCACGATGGCGTCGTTCGCGACCTTCGCGGTCGGCTTCTTCGCGCGGCCGCTGGGCGGGGTGATCTTCGGCCATCTCGGTGACCGCATCGGCCGCAAGAAAGCGCTGATGACCACGCTGATGATGATGGGCGTGGCGACGGTCTGCGTCGGCCTGTTGCCGTCGTACGCGAAGGTCGGCGTGCTGGCGCCCGTGCTGCTGGTGCTGCTGCGCGTCGTGCAGGGCATCGCGGTGGGCGGCGAATGGGGCGGCGCGGTGCTGATGGCGGGCGAACACGCGCCGCAGGGGCGGCGCACGTTTTTCGCGTCGTTCGCGCAACTGGGCAGCCCGGCCGGGTTGATCCTGTCGCTGGTCGCGTTCCGCGCGGTCACCTCGATGCCGCACGACGACTTTCTCGCCTACGGCTGGCGTCTGCCGTTTCTGGCGAGCGCGGTGCTGCTCGCGGTCGGCATCTTCATCCGTCTCGGTGTGAACGAGTCGCCCGAATTCGCGCGCGAGAAAGAAGCGAAGCGCACCGTCGAACTGCCGATCGCCGAAGTGTTCCGCTCGTCCGGCGCGCTCGTCGCGCTGTGTATCGGCGCGAACACCATCGGCATCGCCGGCGTGTATTTCACCAACACGTTCATGATTTCGTACACCACGCAGAACGTCGGCGTGTCGAAGTCGCTGATTCTCGACTGCCTGTTCGCGGTCGCGATCATCCAGTTCCTCGCGCAACCGCTGGCCGCGTGGCTCGCCGAAAAACTCGGCGGCGCGCGCTTCCTCAAGCTCGCCGCCTTCGCGGCGATGCTCTCGCCGTACCCGATGTTCACGCTCGTGCAGAGCGGCAGCCGTGGCTCGATGATCGTCGGCATTGCGCTGGCGGTGGTGTGCATGGCGAGTTTCTATTCGGTGATTGCCGGGTTCGTCAGCGGCGTGTTTCCGGTGCGCGTGCGCTACTCGGCGATCTCGCTGTCGTATCAGGTGTGCGGTGCGATTGCCGGCGGTTTGACGCCGCTCGCGGGCACCTGGCTCGCGCATCGTTTCGTCGGGCAATGGTGGCCGCTGGCCGTGTTCTATACCTGTCTCGCGGGCATTTCGCTGTCGTGCATCGTCGCGCTCGACGCGCTCAAACACCGTCGCGCGGATGCGCCCGAAGCGCTCGCCGCGCGTTGA
- a CDS encoding LysR substrate-binding domain-containing protein: MQYAQLRAFHAVAEHGGFSKAAQALSLTQPAVSDHVRRLEQDYGVKLFERGPRGVETTELGLRLFAVTRHMLSCERDARQLLESAGGLESGSLSIVADAPDLAVALIGAFRQLHPGIVVTLSIANAADCMQRVLSSAVDAAITAAPQVHSRLEARVLRRDPLVAMVPAGYPLAKKRKLSYAELVRQPMIFREPQSVTQQLLEIELVRESLQVEPVMYVDGREALEEAVAQGMGVGVIARAEFNESRRIRMIPLQDCQVQMIESLTRLAERPGSNLLDALFAVELPQRAPPA, from the coding sequence GTGCAATACGCGCAATTGCGGGCATTTCATGCGGTCGCCGAACACGGCGGTTTCTCGAAAGCGGCGCAGGCGCTGTCGCTCACGCAACCGGCGGTGTCGGATCACGTGCGGCGGCTCGAACAGGATTACGGCGTCAAGCTGTTCGAGCGCGGCCCGCGCGGCGTCGAGACCACCGAACTGGGTCTGCGTTTGTTCGCGGTGACGCGGCACATGCTCAGTTGCGAGCGCGACGCGCGGCAACTGCTCGAATCGGCGGGCGGTCTCGAATCGGGCTCGCTGTCGATCGTGGCGGACGCGCCCGATCTGGCGGTCGCGTTGATCGGCGCGTTTCGCCAGTTGCATCCGGGCATTGTCGTCACGCTGTCCATCGCCAATGCAGCCGACTGCATGCAGCGCGTGCTGTCGAGCGCGGTGGACGCGGCCATCACCGCCGCGCCGCAGGTGCATAGCCGGCTGGAGGCACGCGTGCTGCGCCGCGATCCGCTGGTGGCGATGGTGCCTGCCGGTTATCCGCTCGCCAAGAAGCGCAAGCTCAGCTACGCGGAACTGGTCCGTCAGCCGATGATTTTCCGGGAACCGCAATCGGTCACGCAGCAGTTGCTCGAGATCGAGCTGGTGCGCGAATCGTTGCAGGTGGAACCGGTGATGTACGTGGATGGCCGCGAGGCGCTGGAAGAAGCGGTCGCGCAAGGCATGGGCGTGGGCGTGATCGCGCGCGCGGAATTCAACGAGTCGCGGCGGATCAGGATGATCCCGTTGCAGGATTGCCAGGTGCAGATGATCGAATCGTTGACGCGGCTCGCCGAGCGGCCGGGTTCGAATCTGCTGGATGCGCTGTTTGCGGTCGAGTTGCCGCAGCGGGCGCCGCCAGCCTGA
- a CDS encoding histone deacetylase family protein, with product MQTFFHPAQLKHHPRSYLSRGQMRTPQEVPERALRLVEAATKLGFDVREPADFGSAPLAAVHGMNYLRFLEEAHREWKKIPAEWGDEVMSNVYIRENNPLRGVLAQAARYLADGSCPVGEHTYESAYWSAQSALAGAHALLDGAGEAYALCRPPGHHARAEAAGGFCYLNNAAVAAQALRQRYQRVAILDTDMHHGQGIQEIFYGRDDVLYVSIHGDPTNFYPVVAGFDDERGTHRGEGYNLNLPMPHGSPEAVFFEQLDVALRALARFQPDVLVVALGFDIYKDDPQAMVAVTTEGFGELGGKLGALKLPTLIVQEGGYHLDTLDANARSFFGGFLSDR from the coding sequence ATGCAAACGTTTTTTCATCCCGCGCAGTTGAAGCATCATCCGCGCAGCTATCTGTCGCGCGGTCAGATGCGCACGCCGCAGGAAGTGCCTGAACGTGCATTGCGGCTCGTCGAGGCCGCGACGAAACTCGGCTTCGACGTGCGCGAGCCGGCCGACTTCGGCAGCGCGCCGCTCGCCGCCGTGCACGGCATGAACTATCTGCGTTTCCTGGAAGAAGCGCATCGCGAGTGGAAGAAGATTCCCGCGGAGTGGGGCGACGAAGTGATGTCGAACGTGTACATCCGCGAGAACAATCCGCTGCGCGGCGTGCTCGCGCAAGCGGCGCGCTATCTCGCCGACGGCAGCTGTCCGGTCGGCGAGCATACGTACGAATCCGCGTACTGGTCGGCGCAAAGCGCGTTGGCCGGCGCGCATGCCTTGCTCGACGGCGCGGGCGAAGCGTATGCGCTGTGCCGCCCGCCTGGCCATCATGCGCGCGCGGAAGCGGCCGGCGGTTTCTGCTATCTGAACAATGCGGCCGTCGCGGCGCAGGCGCTGCGGCAGCGTTATCAGCGCGTGGCGATTCTCGACACCGACATGCATCACGGCCAGGGCATTCAGGAGATTTTCTACGGCCGCGACGACGTGCTCTACGTGTCGATTCATGGCGACCCGACCAACTTCTATCCGGTCGTCGCGGGCTTCGACGACGAGCGCGGCACGCATCGAGGCGAGGGGTACAACCTCAATCTGCCGATGCCGCACGGCTCGCCGGAAGCGGTATTTTTCGAGCAGCTCGACGTCGCGTTGCGCGCGCTCGCGCGCTTCCAGCCGGACGTGCTGGTGGTCGCGCTCGGCTTCGACATCTACAAGGACGATCCGCAGGCGATGGTGGCGGTGACGACCGAGGGCTTCGGCGAACTCGGCGGCAAGCTCGGCGCATTGAAGCTGCCGACGCTGATCGTGCAGGAGGGCGGTTACCACCTCGACACGCTCGATGCGAATGCGCGCTCGTTTTTCGGCGGCTTCCTGTCGGACCGGTAA